One Alteromonas sp. KC3 DNA segment encodes these proteins:
- a CDS encoding arylesterase: protein MFVRFRNLFVFLVILLIPSHALSDQADNQEKSENAVLLILGDSLSAAYGLQQREGWVSLLQKMWQDDNIPIEIVNAAVSGETTDGGLARFPRLLEQHNPTHVLIELGGNDGLQGHNIKKIRDNLTSLVETAKSSEAQVFLQEMQIPSNYGKRYTQMFTKSFSQVADAQSVTKIPFFLEEIALKSELMQSDGIHPNATAQPMIAELMDRHLRKLILNDE from the coding sequence GTGTTTGTTAGATTTCGTAATTTGTTCGTATTTTTAGTCATTCTTTTAATACCCTCTCACGCGCTATCAGATCAAGCTGATAACCAGGAGAAGAGCGAAAATGCTGTCCTACTTATATTAGGTGACAGTCTATCCGCAGCTTACGGATTACAGCAACGCGAGGGTTGGGTTAGTTTGTTACAAAAAATGTGGCAAGACGACAATATTCCGATTGAAATTGTAAATGCTGCGGTGAGCGGAGAAACCACCGATGGCGGTCTAGCAAGGTTCCCTCGTCTTCTAGAGCAACACAATCCTACGCATGTTTTAATTGAACTGGGTGGTAATGACGGCTTACAAGGCCACAACATTAAAAAAATTAGAGACAATTTAACGTCATTAGTTGAAACAGCGAAAAGCAGCGAAGCGCAGGTTTTTCTTCAAGAAATGCAAATTCCTTCAAATTATGGAAAGCGATATACGCAAATGTTTACCAAGAGCTTTTCGCAAGTGGCTGACGCACAAAGCGTGACGAAAATTCCTTTTTTCCTAGAGGAAATAGCATTGAAAAGTGAGCTAATGCAAAGTGACGGGATTCACCCAAATGCGACGGCGCAACCAATGATTGCAGAATTAATGGACAGACACTTAAGAAAGTTAATCCTCAATGATGAATAA
- a CDS encoding DUF1289 domain-containing protein: MNLASPCVALCKLDEQDICIGCQRTIDEITHWQYYSESQKQAVFERLYKKSDTHSISINSIKL, from the coding sequence ATGAATCTAGCTTCACCGTGCGTGGCATTATGTAAGCTTGACGAACAAGATATTTGTATTGGCTGTCAGCGCACAATCGATGAAATTACGCACTGGCAATATTACTCTGAGTCGCAAAAACAAGCTGTGTTCGAGCGGCTCTATAAAAAATCGGACACACACTCAATTTCGATTAATAGTATCAAGCTCTAA
- a CDS encoding M14 family metallopeptidase, with the protein MQNYPIGTPGKPWGDEEKAQWKAQQRIQRSYKEEVLDKLNKIIPDGFSLKQYGALPYDEARYPLFAVLPTSFDPNKPSALVTGGVHGYETSGVQGALQFIETKLSKYSKDCNIVVVPCVSPWGYETINRWNPLALDPNRSFFENSPAPEAAQLMTLIDELNIPLSLHIDLHETTDTDNSEFRPALAARDGTTHDNWNIPDGFYTVANTPNPQIAFQESVINAVKQVTHIAPPDDNGKIIGADVVSEGVICYDKKTLFLCGGMTDAEFVTTTEVYPDSANATPQNCNDAQVAAICAALEFVK; encoded by the coding sequence ATGCAGAATTATCCAATAGGAACCCCGGGTAAGCCGTGGGGAGACGAAGAAAAAGCACAATGGAAAGCACAGCAACGTATTCAGCGAAGCTATAAAGAAGAAGTGCTTGATAAGCTGAATAAAATTATTCCTGACGGATTTTCACTAAAGCAATATGGTGCACTACCGTACGATGAAGCTCGTTACCCGTTGTTTGCCGTACTCCCTACAAGCTTTGATCCAAATAAGCCTTCAGCATTAGTAACAGGCGGTGTTCATGGTTACGAAACCAGTGGCGTCCAGGGAGCGCTTCAATTTATTGAAACTAAACTTTCTAAGTATTCAAAAGATTGCAATATTGTGGTGGTGCCATGTGTAAGTCCTTGGGGATATGAGACAATAAATCGCTGGAATCCTCTAGCGCTAGATCCGAATCGTTCATTTTTTGAAAACTCGCCAGCGCCTGAAGCGGCGCAACTGATGACGTTAATAGATGAATTAAACATACCGCTTTCATTACACATAGACCTGCACGAAACCACTGACACAGATAACTCAGAGTTTAGGCCCGCCCTTGCTGCAAGAGACGGCACTACGCATGATAATTGGAATATCCCAGATGGGTTTTACACTGTAGCGAATACGCCGAACCCACAAATAGCCTTTCAAGAGTCGGTGATTAACGCGGTCAAGCAAGTTACTCACATCGCACCGCCTGACGATAATGGGAAAATTATAGGCGCAGATGTAGTGAGCGAGGGGGTTATTTGCTACGACAAGAAAACACTGTTTCTATGTGGTGGAATGACTGACGCTGAATTTGTTACTACTACAGAGGTTTACCCCGATAGTGCTAACGCTACACCACAGAACTGCAATGACGCACAAGTGGCAGCAATTTGCGCAGCATTAGAATTTGTTAAATAG
- a CDS encoding ABC transporter ATP-binding protein, translating to MIKANSVTKVVDTSEGSLQILRPISFEVKSGESVAIIGASGSGKSTLLGLLAGLDQVTEGEIFLDGEGLHNMDEEQRAVLRGNKVGFIFQSFMLVQSLTALENVMLPAEIAGLDNPKALANEILEQVGLQHRAHHFPNQLSGGEQQRVAIARAFITSPKILFADEPTGNLDAKNSEKIESLLFKMNREKGTTLVLVTHDNTLAEHCDRQLTMSAGELVETTAAKEQNDAKEAV from the coding sequence ATGATAAAAGCAAACTCTGTAACCAAAGTAGTTGATACGAGTGAAGGTTCACTGCAGATCCTTCGTCCAATTTCCTTCGAAGTCAAGTCTGGTGAGTCCGTTGCCATTATTGGTGCGTCCGGCTCAGGTAAATCAACCTTGTTAGGCTTGTTGGCGGGCTTGGACCAAGTTACAGAAGGTGAGATTTTTTTGGATGGTGAAGGGCTGCACAATATGGATGAGGAGCAGCGAGCTGTTCTACGCGGTAATAAAGTGGGTTTTATATTTCAAAGCTTCATGTTGGTTCAAAGCCTAACTGCACTTGAAAATGTCATGTTGCCTGCTGAAATAGCGGGGTTAGATAATCCCAAAGCGCTGGCCAATGAAATCTTAGAACAAGTTGGTTTGCAACACAGAGCGCACCACTTTCCCAACCAGTTATCTGGTGGTGAGCAACAACGTGTAGCGATTGCGAGAGCGTTTATTACATCGCCTAAAATTTTGTTTGCTGACGAGCCAACAGGCAACCTTGATGCTAAGAACAGTGAAAAAATAGAGTCACTTTTGTTTAAAATGAATAGAGAAAAAGGCACTACTTTAGTACTTGTTACACATGATAATACGTTGGCAGAGCATTGCGACAGACAGTTAACAATGAGTGCGGGTGAACTCGTTGAAACTACCGCTGCTAAAGAGCAAAACGATGCGAAAGAGGCGGTATAA
- a CDS encoding amidohydrolase family protein, translated as MRKLAVLLATMSIVTSTFADNYAIVGGKIHTMGSQGIVDQGTILVRDGRIESVQSGESVPEGYERIDASGKVVTPGFIGALTSLGLVEVSSSSGVVDSSIEMTPISNTGAALDVQYAVNPDSSLLAITRLEGMTSAATAINGSKYLFGGLGAIIQLSGQSPVLKSAAFMTIDVGSEGAEHTGGSRAALWVMLDKVFEEASNAAGDLSAEKPWYGLNTRSDVKALKRVIQGEVPLLMRADRAADIRQVIAFKDRHPSVKVVLVHGVEAWRVASELAQSNIPVIIDPEYNLPGGFDQMGATLSNAARLHQAGVSVAIGMDTHNIRLAAQHAGNAVANGLPHEVGLESLTRVPASIFGLDTEVGRLEVGLQADIVIWSGDPLEVTEAAESVFINGLPIKMESRQTKLRDRYLSLGTGNSKKPSQYQRSE; from the coding sequence ATGAGAAAATTAGCGGTATTACTGGCTACAATGTCGATAGTGACATCCACATTTGCCGATAACTACGCCATTGTTGGTGGAAAGATACACACCATGGGCTCACAGGGCATTGTTGATCAAGGAACCATCCTTGTTAGAGATGGCCGAATTGAGTCGGTACAGAGTGGTGAAAGCGTACCTGAAGGTTACGAACGTATAGATGCTAGTGGAAAGGTAGTTACGCCAGGCTTTATCGGTGCACTCACTTCTTTAGGTTTAGTTGAAGTGTCATCGTCATCAGGCGTGGTAGATTCAAGTATTGAAATGACGCCAATTTCAAACACAGGTGCAGCATTAGATGTTCAATACGCTGTTAACCCTGACAGCTCACTGCTTGCAATTACGCGCCTAGAGGGTATGACTTCCGCGGCTACAGCCATTAATGGCAGTAAATACTTATTTGGTGGGCTTGGCGCAATCATCCAGTTAAGTGGACAGTCACCCGTTTTAAAATCAGCCGCTTTCATGACAATAGACGTGGGTAGCGAAGGTGCTGAGCATACTGGTGGTTCACGAGCTGCACTTTGGGTAATGCTGGATAAAGTATTTGAGGAAGCTTCGAATGCGGCGGGTGATTTATCAGCAGAGAAGCCATGGTATGGGCTGAACACTCGCTCTGATGTAAAAGCACTAAAGCGCGTTATACAAGGTGAAGTGCCGTTATTGATGCGAGCTGATCGCGCTGCGGATATTCGCCAGGTGATCGCCTTTAAGGACAGACACCCTTCTGTGAAAGTGGTCTTGGTTCATGGCGTAGAAGCCTGGCGCGTTGCAAGTGAGCTTGCGCAATCAAATATTCCTGTGATTATCGATCCAGAGTACAACTTGCCAGGTGGATTTGACCAAATGGGCGCTACACTAAGCAACGCCGCACGTCTTCATCAAGCAGGCGTCAGCGTAGCTATTGGAATGGACACACACAACATTCGACTAGCTGCACAACATGCAGGTAATGCCGTAGCAAATGGTTTACCACATGAGGTTGGCTTAGAAAGTTTAACGCGTGTACCAGCGTCAATATTTGGGCTTGATACCGAAGTGGGTAGGCTTGAGGTTGGCCTTCAAGCAGATATTGTCATTTGGTCGGGAGATCCGTTGGAAGTAACCGAAGCTGCTGAGTCAGTGTTCATCAATGGACTACCAATTAAAATGGAGTCTCGACAAACAAAACTTCGAGATAGGTATTTATCACTTGGCACTGGAAATAGCAAAAAGCCCTCGCAGTATCAGCGAAGTGAATAA
- the gltX gene encoding glutamate--tRNA ligase, whose amino-acid sequence MSVVTRFAPSPTGYLHVGGARTALYSWLLAKNNGGEFVLRIEDTDIERSTEEAKQAILDGMLWLGLTWDTGPIYQTDRFDRYKELIQQLLDEGKAYKCFMSSEELDAIREAQKERGEKPRYPGTWRDRTDHPEGQPFVIRFKNPLEGKVVITDHVRGKIEISNTELDDLIIQRSDGTPTYNFCVVVDDWDMGITHVVRGEDHINNTPRQINILEALGAPVPEYAHVSMILGDDGKKLSKRHGAVSVMQYRDDGFLPQAVLNYLVRLGWSHGDQEIFSLDEMIEKFSLDAIGQSASAFNTEKLIWLNQHYIKSLPASEVASHAKWHFDALGVDLTAGPALESIIAIQADRVKTLKELAEISTYFYQDYDDFDANAAKKHLRPVAKGPLEHVKAKLMAIEEWNPENIQAAINGTAEELEVGMGKVGMPLRVAVTGGGNSPSLDITLNLLSKEKIGERIDKALTFIANRENS is encoded by the coding sequence ATGTCGGTTGTTACACGATTTGCACCTAGCCCAACAGGCTACCTTCACGTTGGTGGCGCACGTACAGCGCTTTATTCTTGGCTCTTAGCAAAAAATAATGGTGGCGAGTTTGTACTTCGTATTGAAGATACAGATATCGAGCGTTCAACAGAAGAAGCAAAGCAGGCCATCTTAGACGGAATGTTGTGGCTTGGATTAACGTGGGATACAGGTCCTATTTACCAGACTGATCGCTTCGATCGTTATAAAGAGCTAATTCAACAATTGCTTGATGAAGGTAAGGCATATAAATGCTTTATGAGCTCAGAAGAACTTGATGCCATTCGTGAAGCGCAAAAAGAGCGTGGAGAAAAACCTCGTTACCCTGGTACTTGGCGAGACAGAACTGACCACCCTGAAGGCCAACCTTTTGTTATTCGGTTTAAGAACCCGCTTGAAGGCAAAGTAGTAATTACCGACCATGTTCGAGGCAAAATTGAAATCAGTAATACAGAACTTGATGATTTAATTATTCAACGTTCTGATGGCACACCAACGTATAACTTTTGCGTAGTTGTTGACGATTGGGATATGGGGATTACTCACGTGGTTCGTGGTGAAGACCATATAAACAATACGCCACGCCAAATTAATATTCTTGAAGCGCTTGGTGCACCCGTACCAGAGTACGCCCACGTTTCTATGATTTTAGGTGACGACGGTAAGAAGTTGTCAAAGCGTCACGGTGCAGTGAGCGTAATGCAATATCGCGACGATGGTTTCTTACCACAAGCGGTGCTTAACTATTTAGTCAGACTTGGTTGGTCTCATGGTGATCAAGAAATTTTCTCATTAGACGAAATGATTGAGAAGTTCAGTCTTGATGCGATAGGGCAGTCAGCTTCTGCATTCAATACAGAAAAATTGATTTGGTTGAACCAGCACTATATTAAATCACTACCAGCGAGCGAAGTAGCTTCTCACGCTAAATGGCATTTTGACGCTTTAGGCGTGGACTTAACAGCAGGACCTGCGCTTGAGTCAATAATTGCGATTCAAGCTGACCGTGTTAAGACGTTGAAAGAGCTTGCAGAGATATCGACGTATTTTTATCAAGATTACGACGATTTTGACGCCAACGCTGCGAAAAAGCATCTTCGACCAGTAGCGAAAGGTCCTCTTGAGCACGTGAAAGCTAAATTAATGGCAATTGAAGAGTGGAACCCTGAAAATATTCAAGCCGCTATTAATGGTACGGCAGAAGAACTGGAAGTTGGTATGGGTAAAGTAGGTATGCCGTTGCGTGTAGCTGTTACCGGTGGTGGTAACTCGCCATCGTTAGATATCACCTTGAATCTGCTTTCAAAAGAGAAAATTGGCGAGAGAATCGACAAAGCGCTCACTTTTATAGCAAACAGAGAAAATTCATAA
- the dusC gene encoding tRNA dihydrouridine(16) synthase DusC, with product MKVMLAPMEGVVDHLMRDMLTRVGGFDQCVTEFVRVVDQKLPKKTFYRLCPELHNGGKTPAGVPVRVQLLGQHPQWLAENAETAIELGSPGVDLNFGCPAKTVNKSKGGAVLLKETQTLYDIVKAVREAVPSHIPVSAKIRLGFEDKSLAIDNAIAITEAGASELVVHARTKTEGYKPPAYWDWIAKIKQHTQIPLVANGEIWSSEDSKRCQQQSDCENLMIGRGALALPNLALCIKNGEDPMPWPELASLLIQYSGYEIFGDKGKYYPNRIKQWCGYLKRQYPEAEILFNDIRRLTNSQDIVDVLARQSSH from the coding sequence ATGAAAGTAATGCTAGCCCCGATGGAAGGGGTTGTTGACCACTTAATGAGAGACATGTTGACTCGTGTAGGCGGTTTCGACCAATGCGTTACAGAATTCGTAAGGGTAGTCGACCAAAAGTTGCCGAAAAAAACCTTCTATCGTCTCTGCCCTGAACTTCACAATGGTGGCAAAACTCCAGCAGGCGTTCCCGTGCGTGTCCAATTGCTTGGCCAACATCCTCAATGGCTAGCTGAGAATGCAGAAACCGCTATTGAGCTAGGATCGCCAGGTGTAGATCTCAACTTTGGATGCCCAGCAAAAACGGTTAACAAAAGCAAAGGCGGTGCTGTATTGCTTAAAGAAACACAAACGCTATACGATATTGTAAAAGCAGTCAGAGAGGCTGTTCCAAGTCACATTCCTGTTTCTGCGAAAATTCGACTGGGTTTTGAAGATAAGTCTTTAGCAATCGATAACGCTATAGCTATTACCGAAGCAGGCGCTTCAGAGCTTGTAGTGCATGCAAGAACTAAAACGGAAGGGTACAAGCCACCTGCTTATTGGGATTGGATTGCAAAAATTAAACAGCATACGCAAATTCCCTTGGTCGCTAATGGCGAGATTTGGAGTAGTGAGGATTCTAAGCGCTGCCAACAGCAATCTGATTGTGAAAATCTAATGATAGGGCGAGGAGCGTTAGCCCTTCCAAACTTAGCGCTGTGTATCAAAAATGGTGAGGACCCCATGCCATGGCCTGAACTAGCATCGCTATTGATACAGTACTCAGGTTATGAAATATTCGGGGATAAGGGCAAATACTATCCGAACAGAATAAAGCAGTGGTGTGGGTATTTAAAAAGACAGTATCCAGAAGCTGAAATTTTATTCAATGATATTAGGCGCTTGACCAATTCTCAAGATATCGTTGATGTGCTAGCTCGCCAGTCCTCGCATTAA
- a CDS encoding transposase, with the protein MRKNIRDMEMPLPRYKQINTDVTPYYHCISRCVRQSYLCGRDNNTGINYEHRRKWIQDRLHKLSQAFAIDLCAYAVMHNHIHVVLHVAKGRAEGWSMDEVLLRWRMFYKCPPLVQHYLEGGSESELSPEECAELQRLSSLYRSRLQSISWFMRMLNEYIARKANKEDDCKGYFWERRFRSQAILDEKALAAVMAYVDLNPIRAKIANSLTTSNYTSIQYRLNAQRVNKTPKFLMPFEDCIQQGKKSHIPFKLDDYVALLKNTLARQTKKVASPFPKLTNSLLKRLGMTSQNWQLVTNNFETLFSGPVGCPDAMTDFAKFCGRSCRPNVTNATRYLS; encoded by the coding sequence ATGCGTAAAAACATTAGGGATATGGAAATGCCTCTACCTCGCTACAAACAAATCAATACGGATGTCACCCCCTATTATCATTGTATTTCACGATGCGTACGTCAGTCGTACCTTTGTGGTAGGGATAATAATACAGGGATAAACTATGAACATCGCAGAAAGTGGATCCAAGACAGGCTGCACAAGCTCTCACAAGCTTTCGCCATTGATCTTTGTGCTTATGCTGTTATGCACAATCATATTCATGTTGTGCTTCATGTCGCTAAAGGAAGAGCTGAGGGTTGGTCAATGGATGAGGTACTTCTTCGCTGGCGAATGTTCTATAAATGTCCACCGCTTGTGCAACATTATTTAGAAGGTGGATCAGAGAGTGAATTGTCCCCCGAAGAGTGCGCTGAGCTGCAAAGGCTTTCATCACTATACCGAAGCCGGCTTCAATCAATTAGCTGGTTCATGCGGATGCTCAACGAATACATCGCTAGAAAAGCGAATAAAGAGGATGATTGTAAAGGCTATTTTTGGGAAAGACGCTTTCGGTCTCAAGCGATATTAGATGAAAAAGCACTGGCTGCTGTTATGGCATATGTCGACTTAAATCCAATCCGAGCCAAAATTGCAAACTCTCTCACTACATCAAACTACACGAGTATTCAGTACCGGTTAAATGCACAACGAGTGAATAAAACACCCAAATTTTTGATGCCATTTGAAGATTGTATTCAACAAGGCAAAAAATCTCATATTCCATTCAAGTTAGATGACTATGTTGCACTATTGAAAAATACGTTGGCGCGACAGACAAAGAAAGTTGCATCCCCCTTTCCAAAGCTGACGAACAGTTTACTCAAACGCCTTGGTATGACATCGCAAAACTGGCAACTAGTAACAAATAATTTTGAAACTTTATTCTCCGGTCCGGTTGGCTGCCCGGACGCGATGACAGATTTTGCGAAGTTTTGTGGCAGAAGCTGCCGGCCTAATGTGACAAACGCCACGAGATATCTTTCATAA
- a CDS encoding amidohydrolase, which translates to MKIIPSKLTLSMACIASFCLMGCGQDASVDSTQAPKVSINPDPYPSTYKPILSEPTLITNVTIFDGIGGKIENGSVYFAEGKIQAVAKSGQSLDTASNTTIIDGTGKWVTPGIIDNHSHLGVYPSPSTRSHSDGNEMTNPVTAQVWAEHSVWPQDPGFGRALAGGVTTLQILPGSANLFGGRSVVLKNVPSRTMQDMKFPQAPYGMKMACGENPKRVYGEKGGPMTRMGNVAGYRQAWSDAQDYLRKWEAYERDYEAGKDASPPKRDLKLETLAGVLKGDIRVHMHCYRADEMTVMMDVMKEFDYQIGTFHHAVEAYKIADKLKENNVCSAMWADWWGFKMEAYDGIRENIPAVHAAGACAIVHSDSDLGIQRLNQEAAKAWSDGKRAGIDIPMEDAWIWLSANPAKSLGIFDKTGSLEAGKQADIVVWNGNPFSTYTKAEQVYIDGGLAYSLTDTSSWPVSDFELGQVGEGDSK; encoded by the coding sequence ATGAAAATTATACCTTCGAAGCTGACACTATCGATGGCTTGCATCGCATCATTTTGTTTGATGGGATGTGGCCAAGATGCCAGCGTTGATAGCACACAAGCACCTAAAGTATCGATAAATCCTGACCCTTATCCAAGTACGTACAAACCAATCCTAAGTGAACCTACCCTTATTACCAACGTAACCATTTTTGATGGCATTGGCGGCAAAATTGAAAACGGTAGTGTTTATTTCGCTGAAGGAAAGATTCAAGCTGTTGCCAAAAGTGGACAATCACTCGATACCGCGAGCAACACAACAATAATCGACGGCACTGGTAAGTGGGTAACACCAGGTATTATCGATAACCATAGTCACTTAGGCGTGTATCCGTCACCGTCTACTCGTTCCCATTCTGATGGTAATGAAATGACCAATCCAGTTACTGCACAGGTTTGGGCCGAGCACTCTGTTTGGCCGCAAGACCCTGGTTTTGGGCGTGCTTTAGCCGGCGGGGTGACAACGCTACAAATTTTACCAGGCTCGGCTAATTTATTTGGTGGCCGCTCGGTGGTGCTTAAAAATGTGCCAAGTCGTACTATGCAGGATATGAAGTTTCCACAAGCTCCTTATGGCATGAAAATGGCTTGTGGTGAGAACCCGAAACGCGTCTACGGTGAAAAAGGTGGGCCAATGACAAGGATGGGTAACGTAGCGGGATATCGACAAGCATGGTCAGATGCTCAAGATTACCTTCGAAAATGGGAAGCCTACGAACGTGATTATGAAGCCGGTAAAGATGCGTCACCACCTAAAAGAGATTTGAAGCTAGAGACGCTTGCAGGCGTTTTGAAAGGTGATATTCGCGTTCATATGCATTGTTATCGAGCAGATGAAATGACCGTAATGATGGATGTGATGAAAGAGTTTGACTATCAAATTGGCACTTTTCATCACGCGGTTGAAGCATACAAAATTGCTGACAAGCTGAAAGAAAACAATGTGTGTTCAGCGATGTGGGCAGATTGGTGGGGCTTCAAGATGGAAGCTTACGATGGCATTCGTGAAAACATTCCCGCGGTTCATGCTGCCGGTGCTTGTGCCATAGTACATTCTGATAGCGACCTTGGGATACAGCGCTTAAATCAAGAAGCGGCCAAAGCGTGGTCGGATGGTAAGCGTGCTGGTATTGATATTCCTATGGAAGACGCTTGGATTTGGCTCTCGGCTAATCCAGCGAAGTCACTGGGTATTTTTGATAAAACGGGGTCTCTCGAGGCCGGTAAACAAGCTGACATCGTAGTGTGGAATGGAAATCCATTTTCAACTTACACGAAAGCAGAGCAGGTATATATTGATGGCGGTTTAGCCTACTCCTTAACGGATACGTCGTCATGGCCAGTGAGTGATTTCGAGCTAGGCCAAGTGGGTGAAGGAGATTCTAAATGA